One genomic region from Rhinoraja longicauda isolate Sanriku21f chromosome 34, sRhiLon1.1, whole genome shotgun sequence encodes:
- the LOC144609653 gene encoding uncharacterized protein LOC144609653: protein MEFAGRGARPLPGQAWPAQQRGPGVWRPASVKPRGEGARPLPNHAAWNNLTRKRKAPEMVAGDWGSVGGSGSRGRNAGTWPEESCGFAGPAAGSRGAAPCAGACPVLPRRRRLHNRRRLVRALHQLLHHRISPLTFHRRLWGLVAAGGRRRRRAFRRHGTPRGEALTGGGSAPSLRGRRQALPEAGELFRTVLGTGGRGALPERGSRPAEGSSAPWPTPTGRGTTAKPPLANCQPSPVDYRLLTPAADRFGVPPAVKEGAGSTAQAGHRGAAAAAERGEASGARLLGRLNANREHHLYSRLLARQKDALQLCQADASGDTRGLEQPKGGSLNRPKPAEAGSSNQEPGSGGRGQAEAVEVNGHGVSDPDDVQRSESGDGRPRPAPAAEDGAIIISHVCSIGEQMAEQLFGGEEDEDGGGKHGLPGGAGDSETEGTAPEQPRAGTNHVAVMSDDHVTCIHGLLDEYIQAYGSLIPLNTDEVVEKLQDVFEEDFATPHRKTMIHHVMQSYHRMVGNSAVRNFRVTYKRHVLTMDDLSTLYGQNWLNDQVMNMYGDLVMDSVPDKVHFFNSFFYDKLRTKGYDGVKRWTKNVDIFNKDLLLIPIHLEVHWSLISVDVRQRTITYFDSQRTLNRRCPKHIGKYLQAEAVKKNRQDFYEDWKGYFKMNVARQNNDSDCGAFVLQFCKCLALEQPFSFTQQDMPKLRRQIYKELCNCKLAV from the exons ATGGAGTTTGCGGGGAGAGGAGCGAGGCCGCTGCCGGGCCAGGCATGGCCGGCGCAGCAGCGGGGGCCGGGGGTCTGGCGTCCGGCGTCCGTGAAGCCACGGGGAGAGGGGGCCCGGCCGCTGCCTAACCACGCCGCCTGGAACAACCTGACCAGGAAGAGGAAGGCGCCGGAGATGGTGGCCGGGGACTGGGGCTCGGTGGGAGGCAGCGGCTCCCGGGGCCGGAACGCCGGCACGTGGCCCGAGGAGAGCTGCGGTTTTGCCGGGCCGGCGGCGGGGAGCCGAGGCGCGGCACCTTGTGCCGGGGCCTGCCCGGTCCTGCCGAGGCGGCGGCGCCTCCACAACAGGCGCCGGCTGGTGCGGGCACTTCACCAGCTGCTGCACCACCgcatctcccccctcaccttccaccGGCGTCTCTGGGGGCTCGTCGCCgccggagggaggaggaggaggagggcgtTTCGCCGACATGGCACACCGCGGGGCGAGGCGCTGACGGGCGGAGGGAGCGCCCCGTCGCTGCGGGGCCGCCGCCAAGCGCTCCCAGAGGCCGGAGAGCTGTTCCGGACTGTGCTGGGGACCGGCGGCCGCGGGGCTCTGCCGGAGAGGGGATCCCGCCCGGCGGAGGGGAGTAGCGCCCCCTGGCCAACGCCCACGGGCAGGGGCACCACCGCCAAGCCGCCCCTCGCCAATTGCCAGCCCTCGCCCGTCGACTACAGGCTGCTGACTCCGGCCGCCGACAGGTTCGGCGTTCCCCCGGCGGTGAAGGAAGGCGCCGGATCCACGGCGCAGGCCGGTCACCGGggggcggcagcggcggcggaGCGCGGCGAGGCCTCGGGCGCCAGGCTGCTGGGCAGGCTGAACGCCAACCGCGAACACCACCTCTACTCCCGCCTGCTCGCCCGCCAGAAGGATGCCCTGCAGCTGTGCCAGGCCGATGCCAGCGGTGACACCCGAGGCCTGGAGCAGCCCAAGGGCGGCTCGCTGAACCGCCCCAAGCCGGCAGAAGCAGGGAGCAGCAACCAGGAGCCCGGCTCTGGCGGGAGAG GTCAGGCCGAGGCGGTGGAGGTGAACGGGCACGGGGTGAGTGACCCGGACGATGTTCAGCGGTCGGAGAGTGGCGATGGGAGGCCGCGGCCAGCGCCGGCAGCGGAGGACGGCGCCATCATCATCAGCCACGTGTGCAGCATTGGCGAGCAGATGGCCGAGCAGCTGTTTGGCGGCGAGGAGGACGAGGACGGCGGCGGCAAGCACGGGCTGCCCggcggcgccggagactcggaGACGGAGGGCACCGCGCCCGAGCAGCCCCGGGCCGGCACCAACCACGTGGCGGTGATGAGCGATGACCACGTCACCTGCATTcatg GTCTCCTGGACGAGTACATCCAAGCCTACGGCAGCCTGATCCCGCTGAACACCGACGAGGTCGTCGAAAAGCTGCAGGACGTCTTTGAAGAAGACTTTGCCACTCCCCACAG gAAGACGATGATTCACCACGTGATGCAGTCTTACCACCGGATGGTCGGGAACAGCGCCGTGCGTAACTTCCGTGTGACCTACAAGAGGCACGTGCTCACCATGGATGACCTGTCTACCCTGTACGGCCAGAATTGGCTGAACGACCAG GTCATGAACATGTACGGAGACCTGGTTATGGACTCTGTCCCTGACAAA GTTCACTTCTTCAACAGCTTCTTCTACGACAAGCTCCGAACCAAGGGATACGATGGAGTGAAAAGGTGGACCAAAAAT GTTGATATCTTCAACAAGGACCTGCTGCTGATCCCCATTCACCTGGAGGTGCACTGGTCCCTGATTTCCGTCGATGTGCGTCAGAGGACCATCACCTACTTTGACTCTCAGCGTACTCTCAACAGGCGGTGCCCCAAG CACATTGGAAAGTACCTGCAGGCGGAGGCTGTAAAGAAGAACAGACAAGACTTCTACGAAGACTGGAAGGGATATTTCAAAATG AATGTGGCGAGGCAGAACAATGACAGTGACTGTGGAGCCTTTGTCCTGCAG TTCTGCAAATGCCTGGCGCTGGAGCAGCCATTCAGCTTCACCCAGCAGGACATGCCCAAGCTACGCCGGCAGATCTACAAGGAACTCTGCAACTGTAAGCTGGCTGTGTGA